Sequence from the Deinococcus reticulitermitis genome:
GCACGCGGCTGCCCCTGGCCTGAGCAGAAGCCCCGGGCGGGTTGCGGGAGGGAAGAGGCTGGGCGGGCTTCTTCCCTCCTTCAAGGAGCCGCCTCGTCTGGGGAGCGAAGAGGCCTATCACTCCAGGGACGATTTGGGTTACCATACGATTTGGTGTCGCCACCTGTGCCGCCTTTTTCAGCGGGGCTTCAGCGCAGGCAGGCAACTGGCACTGGAACAGCTTTGGGCTGTGGGCCGGTCCTCCGCAGGTGAGTGGGTCCTGCTGCCCCCGCCTGCGCGCCCGCGGCCCCGTTCCAGGTTGAGATCAAGGCAAGGAGACAAAGAACATGAGCCGTGAATGCTACCTGACTGGAAAGAAGAACCTCGTCGTCAACTCTGTGATTCGCCGTGGTAAGGCGCGCGCCGCCGGCGGCGTCGGTCGCAAGACCACCGGCATCACCAAGCGCGTGCAGCGTGCCAACCTTCAGAAGAAGACCATCCGTGAAAACGGCGAGACCAAGGTCGTCTGGCTGAGCGCCAACGCGATCCGTACCCTCGCCAAGGGCGCCTACAAGGGCGTCGAACTCGTCTGAGCCTGCCCCGGCTCTGAGGGAGAGCGCGTGGAAATCGCCTCTCTCTTTCCTTTTCCCTTCTATTGATAAGGAGAAATCATTATGAAGAAGTGGTTGGTCTTGACAGGACTGCTCGGGTGGAACGCGGCCCAGGCGGCCCCGCTGCCGGTGAGCGCGACAACCAGCATCCTCGGGGACTTCGTGCGGGTGGTGGGCGGCGCGCGGGTGAAGGTGAACGTGATCGTGCCGGTGGGGGGCGATACCCACACCTTCCAGCCTTCGACCGGTGTGATTCGGGCGCTCTCGGGCAGCCGGCTGCTGTTCGCCAACGGCGCGGGCCTGGAGCCCTGGCTGCCCAAACTGCGCGCCGCCGCTCCCCAGGTGCCGGTCAAGGTCCTGACGGCGGGGCTGAAGCTGCACCGAATCGAGCACCACGGCGAAGACCACGCCGGGCATGACCACGGCGCGGCGGATCCGCACGCCTGGTGGGACCCGCAGCTGGCGGCGGGGTATGTCCGCAACGTGCAGGCGGCCCTGACGGCGCTCGACCCCGCAGGCAGGGCCACCTACGCCAACAACGCGGCGGCCTACCTCCGGCAACTGCGCGCGGTGGACGCTTCGGCCCGGGCCCAGTTCGCCTCACTGCCGGCGCCCAGACGCAAGATCGTGACCAACCACGACTCGCTGGCCTCGTTCGCTGCCCGTTACGGCCTGGAAGTGGTCGGCGCGGTGATTCCCGGTCTGAGCACCGAGCGCGAGCCGAGTGCCCGCGAACTCGCGGAACTGGCCCGCACGGTCAAGAGGAGCGGCGCGAGGGTGATCTTCACCGAGAACACCACCGGCGCGCGCCTCGCCCAGACGCTCGCCCGGGAGACCGGCGCGAAGATCGCTCCCCCGCTCTACACCGACTCGCTGGGGCCGAAAGGCAGCGCGGGGGAGAGCTACCTCAAGGCGCTGCGACACAACGTGGAAACGGTGGTGGCTGCACTGAAGTAGCGGCTTTTCCGGCAGGCATGGAAGTCCACCGTCCTTATACTCCTCGTGATGCCGTTCTCCGAAGTGCAGGGCGCCGTGCAGGCCATTCAGCGGTGGTTGGATGAGCCTCCCGGTGAGGCGTTCGTGCGGCAATGCATCGTGCTCCGTCTGCTTCAGGCTGCCGGCTTCGATATCTGGAATCCGGATGAAGTCCACCCCGAGGAAACCAACGTTACAGGCAACCGGGCCGACTTTCTGATCAGGCGTGGCCGGGGCCGCTTTGCCCTTGAACTGAAGGGCATGGGCACCTCGCTCCAGGCGCGGGACTATCAGCAGGCCCTGAACTACGCGGTTAGCGTAGGCACCCGCTGGGCCATCGTGACCAACGGGCGGGTCTGGCTGGTTCTCGATGAGCGGCGCGACGGAGACTGGGAAGCCAAGATCGCGCTGCGGGTGGAGATGGGCCAGGAAGGAGACACCTTTGCCAGCGACCTCGCGGCGCTGCTGGACCCCGCAGTCTGGGAGCGGGACCACTTCGCGCAGGCAGTGGAAGGCGTTCAGCAACGTCAGCAACAGCGCAAGGACGAGGCCCGGATAAGGCGGGACAAGAAGCCCATCGTCGAGGAGATCAGGCAGTTTTACGGCATCTCTACATTTGAGCTGGCCGCCGACGCCGCAAGCAAGATGGGCCGCATCACGGAAGCTGAGAGAGACGTGCTGTTGGGGAAAGGCGCCTCAGCTCCGCAACCGGATCCCCCGGAGGCGATCACCTTCAGCTATGCCCCTGCGGGAGCGCGTGCGACCGCACTTTTTTTTCCGTCGCTCAGCCTCTGGATCGTGAAGGCCGGCAGCACCGCCCGCCGCGAAGTCAAGGCCTACGCCGCAGCTATCGGTAGGCGCCGTGAGAAGCTCTTGCAGGCTGGGATCCTCGTGGACGATGGGCGAGTGCTGACTTATCAGCGTGACGTGGAGTACAGGACGCCCAGTGCCGCCGCCGGTGACGTTGCGGGCGGCTCCAAGAATGGTTGGGACGTCTGGCACGACACTTTGGGCCGCCCCGCCCAGCATCACCGGTCTGAATAGGTGTGCAGACAACACCTCCCTGCCCCCCGGACCTGTTAAACTTCCCTGTTTCCTCGGGGCCGCCTGTTTGCCTCGAAAGGGGTGAAGACACATGACGGCAGCCGAGACCTTGAACGACCAGATTTTTCCCGCGCCCATCAAGACCGTGGAGCCGGGCAGCCCCGCCGAGGCGGCCGGGGTGCGCCCCGGCGACCTGCTGCTGCGCGTGAACGGCGAGGCCGTCACCGACGTGCTGGCCTACCGCCACCAGCTCTCGCGCGGGCGGGCGACCCTGGAGATTGCCCGCCCCCACGAGGCCCCGCGCGTGATGACCGGCGTGCAGGGCGTCGCGCAGGACCACCACCGCCTGATGCTGAGCGCGCCGCCGAGCCTGGACGATACGTTCACCTTCACGGTCGAGTGGGAGGACCCGGGACTCGACTTCGAGGAGGTGCTGTTCGACGGCATCAAGAAGTGCGCCAACAAGTGCGACTTCTGCTACGTCCACCAGATGCCGCGCGGCTTTCGCAAGAGCCTCTACATCATGGACGATGACTACCGCCTATCGTTCCTGTACGGCTCCTTCGTCACGTTGACCAACCTCACCGAAGGCGACATCAACCGGATTCTCGACGAGCACCTCTCACCGCTCTACGTGTCGGTGCACACGGCGAATCAGGACTTGCGCCAGGACCTGATGAAGTGGTGGAAGCTCAAGGTGAAGGACCCGCAGGCCGTGCAGATTCGCGGCATGATCGAGCGGCTCGAAGCCATCGACCTCTACACCCAGATCGTGCTCGTGCCGGGGCGCAACGACGGCGAGCATCTTGACGACACGGTGGAGTACCTCAGCAGTCGCTCCAACGTGATCTCGGCGGCGGTGGTGCCCATCGGCCTGACCGGGCACCGCAAGAACCTGCCCGACGTGCGGACCTTCACCCGCGAGGACGCCCAGGACACCCTGGCCCGCCTGAACGTGTGGCGGCGCAAGTTTCTCACGGAGCGCGGCACCCGCTTCGTCTTTCCCTCTGACGAGCTGTACCTGCTCGCCGGAGAGCCGCTTCCCACCGAGGAGGAATACGAGGGCTTTCCCATGCTGGAAAACGGCGTGGGCATGATTCGCGACTTTCTGACCGAAGGGCTGCCCGAGCTGCCCGCCGCGCTGCCGGCCCCCCGCCGGGTGATTCTGGGGACGGGGCTGCTGTTTGCGGAGTCGCTCGACCGCGCGGTGGAGCCGCTGCGGCAGATCGGGGGCCTGGAGATCGAAGTCCGCGCTGTGGAGAACAAGACCTTCGGGCGCGTGACCACCGTGGCGGGGCTGCTGACGGGCCGCTGCTTCCGTCACGCGGTCGAGCCCGGCGAGGCCGATCTCCTGATCGTGCCGCCGACCACCCTGCGCTACGGCACCGAGCTGATGCTCGACGACGTGAGCCTCTCGGATCTGCGCGCCGAACTGCGGATGGACGTGCGCGCGGGCGGCGCCACCCTGGGCGAACTCGCCCGGGTGATCCTGGAGGGCGCCCAGAGCAGCGGCCACCAGTGGGGCATGTCGGCCCACGCGGTCAAGGACGCGGGCCGTGAGGCCCCCCTGGAGGTCGAGGTGGCCGAGCAGACGATGCGCGCGCGGGCCTGAGCCCAGGTCATCCCCCGCCGCTCTTGAAGGTCTGAAGCAGCGCCCCGCGTTCTTCGAGCGCCTGCGCGAATTTCTGCATGGAGTTGGGCGGGGCGTGAGGAGCGTGGGCCGGCTTTTCGGCTCCGAGCTTGTTCACCCCCTGCCCCCCGAAGCGCCGCGCCCGGAACATGCCGGGGTGCTCCTCGAAGACCGAGATCACGTCGTCACCGAGCGTGTCGCGGTGGGCGGCGAAGGTAAGTTCTTGGAGCAGCTCGGCGTGGGCCGCCGCGTCTCCGAGACGCCCAAGCAGTTCATCAATCAGGCTGAAGACGCGCGCGGCGTACTCCTCGACCTCGGCGCGGCGCGGCAGGTACCCGCGGTGAATGACGCGGTTGCGAAAATCGGCGCCCAGGCTCTTGCTGTCCAGAAACGCCGGCTCGCGCCCCTCACGCAGCAGGTAGGCGAGGGCGAACATGCCGAGCTGCCGCTCGGACTGGCTCGCCACATGCCGCCAGGTTCCGTCGAGGACCGCGCGGGCGTCGCCGAATTCACCCCCCTGCTCGGCGGCCCGCTCCAGCGCAAATGCCTTGACGTAGAACTCGAAAAAGCGCTCCAGCGCCGCTGCGAAGCTCGCCACCGCCTCGCGCGCGTAGCCGTCGAGGAGTGCCCGCGTGCCCAGGTCGAAGAGCATCTCGAATTTCTGTTTGCGCACGAACAGGCAATACCGCCCCTGGCAGTGCGCGCAGCGCAGGTCGTGGACGCCGCTGTCGGTGAACTCGGTGCGGTTCTCCCGCCCGCAGGAGGGGCAGACGGTGGGAAAGAGCATGAGGGCAGTCTAGGGGCACCGCGCGCGGCGGCTGAAGAAACGAAGTGCAGGACCCGCGGTCCGGCCACGCTCTTGCGTCAGGGAATCACGGT
This genomic interval carries:
- the rpmB gene encoding 50S ribosomal protein L28, giving the protein MSRECYLTGKKNLVVNSVIRRGKARAAGGVGRKTTGITKRVQRANLQKKTIRENGETKVVWLSANAIRTLAKGAYKGVELV
- a CDS encoding metal ABC transporter solute-binding protein, Zn/Mn family — protein: MKKWLVLTGLLGWNAAQAAPLPVSATTSILGDFVRVVGGARVKVNVIVPVGGDTHTFQPSTGVIRALSGSRLLFANGAGLEPWLPKLRAAAPQVPVKVLTAGLKLHRIEHHGEDHAGHDHGAADPHAWWDPQLAAGYVRNVQAALTALDPAGRATYANNAAAYLRQLRAVDASARAQFASLPAPRRKIVTNHDSLASFAARYGLEVVGAVIPGLSTEREPSARELAELARTVKRSGARVIFTENTTGARLAQTLARETGAKIAPPLYTDSLGPKGSAGESYLKALRHNVETVVAALK
- a CDS encoding DUF4357 domain-containing protein, encoding MPFSEVQGAVQAIQRWLDEPPGEAFVRQCIVLRLLQAAGFDIWNPDEVHPEETNVTGNRADFLIRRGRGRFALELKGMGTSLQARDYQQALNYAVSVGTRWAIVTNGRVWLVLDERRDGDWEAKIALRVEMGQEGDTFASDLAALLDPAVWERDHFAQAVEGVQQRQQQRKDEARIRRDKKPIVEEIRQFYGISTFELAADAASKMGRITEAERDVLLGKGASAPQPDPPEAITFSYAPAGARATALFFPSLSLWIVKAGSTARREVKAYAAAIGRRREKLLQAGILVDDGRVLTYQRDVEYRTPSAAAGDVAGGSKNGWDVWHDTLGRPAQHHRSE
- a CDS encoding DUF512 domain-containing protein, which translates into the protein MTAAETLNDQIFPAPIKTVEPGSPAEAAGVRPGDLLLRVNGEAVTDVLAYRHQLSRGRATLEIARPHEAPRVMTGVQGVAQDHHRLMLSAPPSLDDTFTFTVEWEDPGLDFEEVLFDGIKKCANKCDFCYVHQMPRGFRKSLYIMDDDYRLSFLYGSFVTLTNLTEGDINRILDEHLSPLYVSVHTANQDLRQDLMKWWKLKVKDPQAVQIRGMIERLEAIDLYTQIVLVPGRNDGEHLDDTVEYLSSRSNVISAAVVPIGLTGHRKNLPDVRTFTREDAQDTLARLNVWRRKFLTERGTRFVFPSDELYLLAGEPLPTEEEYEGFPMLENGVGMIRDFLTEGLPELPAALPAPRRVILGTGLLFAESLDRAVEPLRQIGGLEIEVRAVENKTFGRVTTVAGLLTGRCFRHAVEPGEADLLIVPPTTLRYGTELMLDDVSLSDLRAELRMDVRAGGATLGELARVILEGAQSSGHQWGMSAHAVKDAGREAPLEVEVAEQTMRARA